One genomic region from Zonotrichia leucophrys gambelii isolate GWCS_2022_RI chromosome 26, RI_Zleu_2.0, whole genome shotgun sequence encodes:
- the RBM15 gene encoding RNA-binding protein 15 — MKGKERSPAKAKRSRGGEDSASSSSSSRGSKKPSGSSGGGGGSNGGKAAAASGESNSGSGRRGAHADKGGRAGSREYESGSAAAAGGGGRHGYSGKTAEASRSSSSRGGESRAAAAASSSSSSSEPGGGEYKTLKISELGSALSDEAVEDGLFHEFKRFGDVSVKISRLPPGAGAADERVAFVNFRRPEDARAAKHARGRLVLYDRPLKIEAVYVGGGSGRRRSSRSPALLDKESPYGTAAVGAVAAAVRHPPAGAAQRALSPAGSGGALGYRDYRLQQLALGRLPPPPPLPRELERERDYGGFYEARVRPAYGLERVAGVAAAGGFRGGGGGGAGAATEEEISPEDDQRANRTLFLGNLDITVSESDLRRAFDRFGVITEVDIKRPGRGQTSTYGFLKFENLDMAHRAKLAMSGKVLLRNPIKIGYGKATPTTRLWVGGLGPWVPLAALAREFDRFGTIRTIDYRKGDSWAYIQYESLDAAQAACTHMRGFPLGGPDRRLRVDFADTEHRYQQPYLQPLPLPPPAHYELVAEAAAFGAHRGAPPDPLRGARDRTPPLLYRDRDRDLYSETEWVPPPPPVRDRSNRAAAYDPLESLERRRDGWSLERDRERELGSSSRDQPRKRRLAEDGGRHLDRSPDSERSSSSRKRHCLATTSPPDRSPELLGGRERYSSDPERSSRLLLVERPSPIRESRRGSLERGQNEKRDRKNSAERERKHRAAAAAQECKSPAKKDERAAEGGGGGSRLKPPPQKQQQDGAAQAGAAPKLCLAWQGMLLLKNSNFPSNMHLLQGDLGVASSLLVEGATGGKVAQLKITQRLRLDQPKLDEVNRRIKVAGPNGYAILLAVPGASDSRPAAGAAEAATTSTQRPLRNLVSYLKQKQAAGVISLPVGGNKDKENSGVLHAFPPCDFSQQFLDSTAKALAKSEDDYLVMIIVRGAS, encoded by the coding sequence atgaAGGGCAAGGAGCGCTCGCCCGCCAAGGCCAAGCGCTCCCGGGGCGGCGAGGACTCggcgtcctcctcctcctcctcgcgcGGCAGCAAGAAGCCGAGCGGCTCGTCCGGCGGAGGCGGCGGCTCCAACGGCGGGAAAGCGGCGGCGGCGTCCGGCGAGAGCAACAGCGGGAGCGGCCGGCGCGGCGCCCACGCGGACAAGGGCGGCCGCGCCGGCAGCCGCGAGTACGAGAGCGGttcggcggcggccgcgggcggcgggggccggCACGGCTACAGCGGTAAAACCGCGGAGGCGTCgcgaagcagcagcagccgcggcGGCGAATCGCGAGCGGCCGCTGCCgcctcctcctcgtcctcctcgtCGGAGCCGGGCGGCGGCGAGTACAAGACGCTGAAGATCAGCGAGCTGGGCTCGGCGCTGAGCGACGAGGCGGTGGAGGACGGGCTCTTCCACGAGTTCAAGCGCTTCGGAGACGTGAGCGTCAAGATCAGCCGGCTCCCTCCCGGCGCCGGCGCCGCCGACGAGCGCGTGGCCTTCGTCAACTTCCGCCGGCCCGAGGACGCGCGGGCCGCCAAGCACGCCCGCGGCCGCCTCGTGCTCTACGACCGCCCGCTCAAGATCGAGGCCGTCTATGTCGGCGGAGGCAGCGGCCGCCGGCGCAGCAGCCGCTCCCCGGCGCTGCTGGACAAGGAGTCTCCCTACGGCACGGCGGCGGTCGGCGCGGTGGCGGCCGCCGTGCGGCACCCGCCGGCCGGGGCCGCGCAGCGAGCGCTGTCCCCGGCGGGCAGCGGAGGAGCTTTGGGATACCGGGACTACCGGCTGCAGCAGCTCGCCCTGGGccggctcccgccgccgccgccgctgccgagggagctggagagggagcgGGACTACGGCGGCTTCTACGAGGCGCGGGTGCGGCCGGCCTATGGGCTGGAGCGCGTGGCCGGTGTGGCGGCGGCCGGGGGGTTccgcggaggaggaggaggaggtgccGGAGCGGCCACCGAGGAGGAGATCAGCCCCGAGGATGACCAGAGAGCCAACCGCACGCTGTTCCTGGGCAACCTGGACATCACCGTGAGCGAGTCGGACTTGCGGCGAGCGTTTGACCGTTTTGGGGTCATCACTGAGGTGGACATCAAGAGGCCGGGGCGTGGGCAGACCAGCACCTATGGGTTTCTTAAGTTTGAGAATCTGGACATGGCACACCGGGCCAAGTTGGCCATGTcagggaaggtgctgctgcGCAACCCCATCAAGATCGGGTACGGCAAAGCCACCCCGACCACCCGGCTCTGGGTGGGCGGCCTGGGGCCCTGGGTGCCCTtggctgccctggccagggAGTTTGATCGGTTTGGCACCATCCGCACCATCGATTACCGCAAAGGGGATTCCTGGGCCTATATCCAGTACGAGAGTCTGGACGCTGCCCAGGCAGCCTGCACCCACATGCGGGGCTTCCCCCTGGGGGGGCCGGATCGCCGGCTCCGCGTGGACTTTGCCGACACGGAGCATCGGTACCAGCAGCCctacctgcagcccctgcccttgCCACCTCCAGCTCATTACGAGCTCGTGGCGGAGGCGGCTGCTTTTGGGGCTCACCGGGGAGCCCCCCCTGACCCTCTGCGGGGGGCCCGGGACAGGACGCCACCTTTGCTCTATAGAGACCGTGACAGAGACCTTTATTCTGAGACAGAGTGGgtgcccccgccgccccctgTGCGGGACCGGAGTAATCGGGCAGCTGCCTATGACCCACTGGAAAGCCTGGAGCGCCGCCGGGACGGTTGGTCCTTGGAGCGGGACCgggagagggagctgggcagtAGCAGTAGGGATCAGCCTAGGAAACGGAGGCTGGCCGAGGATGGAGGCCGGCACTTGGACCGTTCCCCTGACAGCGAGCGCTCCTCTTCCTCCCGAAAGCGCCATTGCTTGGCCACGACCTCTCCCCCGGACCGCAGCCCCGAGCTCCTGGGGGGCCGGGAGCGTTACAGTAGTGACCCTGAGCGCTCATCCCGCTTGCTCCTCGTGGAGCGACCGTCCCCCATCCGGGAGTCCCGCCGGGGCAGCCTGGAGCGGGGGCAGAACGAAAAGCGCGACCGCAAGAATTCCGCAGAGCGGGAGCGCAAGCATcgcgccgctgctgctgcccaggagtgCAAAAGTCCGGCCAAAAAGGACGAGAGGGCAGCAGAGGGTGGTGGTGGAGGCTCCCGGCTCAAACCTCCTCCccaaaaacagcagcaggatggagcagcgCAGGCCGGGGCGGCGCCCAAGCTGTGCTTGGCTTGGcaggggatgctcctgctgAAGAACAGCAACTTCCCGTCCAACATGCACCTGCTCCAGGGGGACCTCGGAGTCGCCAGCAGCCTCCTGGTGGAGGGAGCGACTGGTGGGAAAGTGGCTCAGCTCAAGATCACCCAACGTCTCCGTCTGGACCAGCCCAAGTTGGACGAGGTCAACCGGCGCATCAAGGTGGCGGGTCCCAATGGATACGCCATCCTGCTGGCCGTGCCCGGCGCCTCCGACAGCCGCCCCGCAGCCGGGGCTGCCGAGGCCGCCACCACCTCCACGCAGAGGCCGCTCAGGAATCTGGTGTCCTACCTAAAGCAAAAGCAGGCTGCTGGGGTGATCAGCCTCCCTGTAGGGGGGAACAAAGACAAGGAGAACAGCGGGGTCCTGCACGCCTTTCCGCCCTGCGACTTCTCCCAGCAGTTCCTGGACTCCACGGCCAAGGCGTTGGCCAAATCAGAGGACGACTATCTGGTCATGATCATTGTCCGTGGGGCATCCTAA